The genomic interval GATCATCGGGCCGCAGTCCTCGCTGACGATGTAGCGCAGCAGCCGCACCGCACCGGTCTCGATGTCGACCTCGCAGGTGCACACGTGGGTGGCGTTGGCCCAGATGGCGATCTGCGGGGTCTTGTACCGGCCCGAGGACTCCAGGCCCGGCTGCATGCCCGGGGGCAGCGAATCGGCCTGGAAGTAGGCGATATCGGCGATCTCCCGCAGGGTGAGGGTGGAATCGGGGTTGTCGCGCACGGTGGCCCGGCTGCCGGAGAACTCGATGTCGTCCGGCGTGGCGTTGAGCCGGTGGGCGGCGATGGCGCGGATCTTCTCCCGCAGCACCGAGGCGGTCTGCTCGATCGCGCCCGCGGTCATCGATCCGGAACGGCTGCCGCCGGTGCCACCGCCGAACGGCGTGATCGCGGTGTCGCCCTGGAGGGTTCGCACATCGGTGAGCGCCACACCGAGCGCGTCGGCGGTGAGTTGCACGACCGTCGTCTCGAGGCTGTTGCCCGCCGAACCGCCCGCGACATACACGTTGACCTTGCCGCTCGGCTCGATCCGGATGGTGGCGCCCTCGGTGGCCAGGAAGGGGCTCGCGCCGGTGGTCGGCTCCAGATAGGTGCAGGTGCCGACGCCGAGATAGCGGCCCTGGGTGCGGGCCACGCGCTGGTCCTCGCGGAACGCGTCGTAATCGAGCATCTCGATCGCCTGCTCCAGCGTCTCCAGCGGCGAAACATGGTCGTGCGGCATGCCGTTCGCGTTCGCGCGCGGGAATTCGTCGCGGCGCAGCATGTTTCGGCGGCGCAGCTCGATCGGGTCCATGCCCAGCTGCCGGGCGGCGCGGTCGAGCAGAACCTCGCGGCTGACCGACTCGAACTGCCACGGCCCGCGATAGGCGACCCGCCCGACCGTGTTGGAGTAGAGGAACTTGGCGTGGAAGGAGGCGTCCGTGACCCGGTACGGGCCGGGAAACAGCATCCCGACCGGAATGCCGCCGACCACCGGCGAGGGCGTCGGGTAGGCGCCGACGTTCTGGACGTGCGCGATGGTGGCGGCCAGGATGGTGCCGTCGGCGTCGAAGGCCATGCCCACCTCGGCGTGCTCGTGCCGGGACATGCCGGAGGCCATCAGGTTCTCCTGGCGGTCCTCGATCCACTTCACGGCCGAGCCCAGCTTGCGGGCGGCCAGCAGCGCGCAGGTCTCCTCGCGCAGCGGCAGCTGCTTGAGGCCGAACCCGCCGCCGGTGTCGCGGGCGATCACTCGCACCCGGTGCTCGTCGATGCCGAGCAGCCTGGCGCTGAACAGGCGCACCTCGTGCGGTGACTGGGTGGAGATCCACACCGTCATCTCCGCGGTCGGGGCCGACCATTCCGCCACGATGCCGCGGGTCTCCATCGGCACGGGGAGGTATGCCTGCTGAAAGATCTTCTGGCGCACCACATGTGCGGCCGAATCGAAGATCGGGGCGAGATCCGCGGCGGGGCGGCCGCCCATCTCGCCCGCCGAGTTGCCCGCGAAACCGGCGTGCACCAGGTTCGGGGACTCGTCGGCGGTGGTGTAGTCGACCACCGGGTCCAGCGGGTCGTAGTCGATGACGATCTGTTCCACCGCGTCCTCGGCGACGTACCGGTCCACGGCGATCACCAGCGCGACCGGGTCGCCGACGAAACGGACCTCCTCCTCGGCCAGCGGCGGCCGGGGGACCGGCGGCATACCGGCCATGTCGAGGTCGTAGGAGATCTCGTGTGCGCCGGGATTGAGGTCGGCGGCGGTGTAGACGGCCAGCACGCCGTCCATCTCCAGGGCGGCGGACACGTCGATCTCGCCGATCCGGGCGCGCGCCAGCGGGCTGCGGACGAAGCAGGCGTGTGCCATGCCGGGCCGGGTCACGTCGTCGACGAAGGTGCCCGCGCCGGTGACCAGGCGGGCGTCCTCGAGTCGGGGCACCCGGGTGCCGACAACGCTGGTTGGGGTGGTGGCCGTTTCCATGGAGCTCATCGGGCGGCTCGCTGACTGCGCCGACCGGTCTCGCCGGGCAACGGTGTGGTCGAAAACATCCGGCTGATCCTCTTGTTCGCCTCGGATACGGACGGAGCGCCTGCTGAGCATGTGTCTAGCATCAGCGTTCCCGCAGTGTCAATGTCATATATGTCGAATATGAGTATGACGCTAGAATATGATGAGAATAGCATTCTCGCCCAGGATCGAGCCCGGGTCGCCCGCATTCGATGGCGGAGCGGGCCGCACCGCCGGGCGGCCGTCGATCGCCGGGAGGTCACCGTGCGCGAACTCGCCGCGGAGCTGCTGCGCTGGCACGCCGCGAACACCGTCTATGCCCTCGCCACCATCGTCGGGGTGAACGGCAGCGCGCCCCGCCCGCTCGGCGCGACCATGGCGGTGGACGAGTCGGGCAATGTCCGCGGCAGTCTCTCGGGCGGCTGCGTCGAAGGCGCGGTCTACGAGCTGTGCCGAGAGGTCCTGTCGTCGGGCGCCCCCGCTCGCCGCACCTTCGGCTTCAGCGCCGACGACGCCTTCGCGGTCGGCCTGACCTGCGGCGGCGAACTCGATGTCTTCGTCCACCGCATCACCCCCGAGTCCTACCCGGCGATCGAAGCAGCACTGGACTCCGAGCACATCGCAGCTGTCGTGCGGGACCTGGACACCGGGGCGGTCACGACCCTGCGCTCCCGCACCGGCATCGGCGCCCGAAGCACTGTCGTGGATGCTGCGCAGTCGGCGGCCCACCGGAGTGCGGGAGATGCGTTTCATGGTGGTGCCGGAGGGGCGCCAAGCGACGGTGCGCAGGAGGTTGTCGGCGGTGGTGCGAATGAGACGAGCAGGCGGGGTGTGGGAGAGAAGGCCGGCGGTGGTGCGGAAGAGGTGAGAACCGGTGGTGCGGGTAGGTCGGCCGGAGGTGGTGGAGGCGCGCTTGGCGATCATGCAGGCGAGGTGATCAGGGACGGTGCGGGGAATGTCATCGAACGTGGTGGGGCTGGGGTGGCCGGTTGTGGTGTGGGAGAGGCGGCTGGTGGTGGGGGAGCTGACTGTGATGGGGAGGTTGTGGGAGCGGTGGTGGATGCGGCGGTGTTGCGGGAGGGGTGGGCGATGCTGGAGAGCGGGGTGAGTGGGGTGCGGGTGGTGGGGTGCGCGGATCGGGAGCGGAGGGTTTTCGTCGATTCTTTCGCGCCGCCGCCGCGGATGATCGTGTTCGGTGCCACCGATTTCGCTGTCGCGCTGTGCCGGGTGGGGAAGTTGCTGGGTTATCGCGTCACCGTGTGTGAGCCGCGGCCCGCGTTCGCCGATCGGGCGCGGGTGCCGGCCGCCGATGAGGTGGTGCGTGACTGGCCGCATCGCTACCTCGCCGCGACGCCGGTCGATGGGCGGACGGTGATCTGCGTGCTGACTCACGACCCGAAATTCGATGTGCCCGTGCTGAGTACCGCCCTGCGGCTGCCGGTGGCGTATGTGGGGGCGATGGGTTCGCGCCGCGCCGACCGGGAGCGCCGGGCGCAACTGCGCGCCGCCGGGCTCACCGATGACCGGCTGGCCCTGCTGCATTCGCCGATCGGCCTGGAACTCGGCGGCCAGACGCCGGAGGAGACGGCGGTGTCCATCGCCGCGGAGATCGTGGCCGTCCGGCGCGGCGGGTCCGCGCGTCCGCTGTCCGCGACCGAACGACCCATCCACCCGCAGGCACTCCGGCGCCTCGCTGCGGGATGAGGGGTTCGGATCGGCCCGCGAGATCGAGGCCGGACACCGACGCGCAGCAGACCCAGCCGGTGCCCCGCCCGTGCGACGTCAGTCGAGGAACAGGTCGCGGGTCGGATTCTTCCCACCGCCGTAACGGGTGAAGTCGGCGACGCCGGCGTACCGGGACAGGGCGTCCACGTCGAGGAAGCAGGCACCGGTGACCCGCTCGGCCGGCTGCGTGACGATCGCGACCGCGGCGTCGGCCATGATCTCGGGACTGCGGGCCGAGGCGAGCTGCTGTTCGCCGTCGCGCAGATTGGCGACGGCCGAGGTGGCGATGTAGGTCTCCGGCCACAGGCAGTTGAAAGCTATTCCGGCATCGGCGAATTCGGCCGACCAGCCCTGCGAGAGCAGCGTCATCCCGTACTTGGACAGGGTGTAGGCGGGATGCGCGCCGAGCCAGCGCGGCTTCAGGTTCACCGGCGGCGCGATGGTCAGCACGTGCGGGTTCGGCGCATGGCGCAGATGCGGCAGGCAGGCCTGGGTGAGCAGGAAGGTGCCGCGCAGGTTGATGTCCTGCATGAGGTCGAACTTCTTGGGGGACAGACGTTCCGTCGGTTCGGTGGCGATGGCACTGGCGTTGTTCACGCACACGTCGATGCCGCCGAAGCGCTCCACCGCCGTGTCCACCACCCGCCGCACGTCGGCCTCGTCGCGCACGTCGCCGACCACCGCGGCCGCTCGCCCGCCCGCGGCCTCCACCTCCGCGGCGGCGGTGTGCACGGTGCCGGGCAGGCGCGGATGGGGTTCGGCGGTCTTGGCGAGCAGGACGACGTTCGCGCCGCGCCGGGCCGCGGCGAGCGCGATCGCCAGCCCGATACCGCGGCTGGCGCCGGATATCACCATCGTGCGATCGGTCAGCGGCTGTTGCTGGTCGGACATGGCACTCCTCGGGGCCGGAACCTGCCGTTGAGCAGGCATTCGCTCTAAATGGTATTGGCATTCTCCGTTTGCGGAAGTAGCATATTCGATGATGGAAAACCAAGTGCACACCTCGTCCGGCATCCCGCTGGATCCGGTCTACGGGCCGGACCATCGGCGCGGCGACCCGCCCGCCCCGGGTGCCTATCCCTTCACCCGCGGCAACTTCGCGACCGGATACCGGGGGCGGCTGTGGACGTTCCGCCAGTACTCGGGGTTCGGTACCGCGGAGGAGTCCAATCAGCGCTACCGCTACCTGCTCGAACAGGGCGGTACCGGCCTGTCGGTGGCGCTGGACCTGCCCACCCAGTGTGGTTACGACTCCGACGATCCCGAGGTGAGCGAGGAGGTCGGCCGCGTCGGCGTCGCCGTCGACACGCTCGCCGACGCCGAGGTGCTGTTCGACGGCATCCCGCTGGACAAGATCAGCACCAGCTTCACCATCAACGGCACGGCCGCGATCCTGCTGGCGTTCTATGTGGCCGCCGCGGAGAAGAAGGGCGTGCCCCGGGCGAAACTCACCGGGACGATCCAGAACGACATTCTCAAGGAGTACGCCTCGCGC from Nocardia wallacei carries:
- a CDS encoding xanthine dehydrogenase family protein molybdopterin-binding subunit, giving the protein MSSMETATTPTSVVGTRVPRLEDARLVTGAGTFVDDVTRPGMAHACFVRSPLARARIGEIDVSAALEMDGVLAVYTAADLNPGAHEISYDLDMAGMPPVPRPPLAEEEVRFVGDPVALVIAVDRYVAEDAVEQIVIDYDPLDPVVDYTTADESPNLVHAGFAGNSAGEMGGRPAADLAPIFDSAAHVVRQKIFQQAYLPVPMETRGIVAEWSAPTAEMTVWISTQSPHEVRLFSARLLGIDEHRVRVIARDTGGGFGLKQLPLREETCALLAARKLGSAVKWIEDRQENLMASGMSRHEHAEVGMAFDADGTILAATIAHVQNVGAYPTPSPVVGGIPVGMLFPGPYRVTDASFHAKFLYSNTVGRVAYRGPWQFESVSREVLLDRAARQLGMDPIELRRRNMLRRDEFPRANANGMPHDHVSPLETLEQAIEMLDYDAFREDQRVARTQGRYLGVGTCTYLEPTTGASPFLATEGATIRIEPSGKVNVYVAGGSAGNSLETTVVQLTADALGVALTDVRTLQGDTAITPFGGGTGGSRSGSMTAGAIEQTASVLREKIRAIAAHRLNATPDDIEFSGSRATVRDNPDSTLTLREIADIAYFQADSLPPGMQPGLESSGRYKTPQIAIWANATHVCTCEVDIETGAVRLLRYIVSEDCGPMINPSVVEGQIYGGTVQGIGGALYEHLAYDESGNPVATTFLDYLLPTAAEVPTIEVGHVETPSPGPGSFKGVGEGGAIGSTPAILNAVADALSPFGVEISELPLSPSRIVTMIEQARAAEEGTR
- a CDS encoding SDR family oxidoreductase: MSDQQQPLTDRTMVISGASRGIGLAIALAAARRGANVVLLAKTAEPHPRLPGTVHTAAAEVEAAGGRAAAVVGDVRDEADVRRVVDTAVERFGGIDVCVNNASAIATEPTERLSPKKFDLMQDINLRGTFLLTQACLPHLRHAPNPHVLTIAPPVNLKPRWLGAHPAYTLSKYGMTLLSQGWSAEFADAGIAFNCLWPETYIATSAVANLRDGEQQLASARSPEIMADAAVAIVTQPAERVTGACFLDVDALSRYAGVADFTRYGGGKNPTRDLFLD